A stretch of DNA from Pseudodesulfovibrio sp. JC047:
CCGCCCGAAGCCTTCAAGTCGCTAAAACCGAGCATGGCCACGAATGCGGCCGGGGCTTTGGCTGAAATGCGCCGCAACTCCTTTTCGTCGAAGCGGCCGCCGTGGGAATCACACGTCACGCTGTCGGGTGTCACAGCGTCTATGCTGCCAACAATGCCGGTACGCAGGGTTTCCAGGCTCATTGCAACTCCCGCAGTTTGCGATCCACGAAGTCGTCAACCAGGGCAACCAGGTCTTCCTCGTTTTCCGTGGATATGCCGAGGTACGGACGCGCCGGAATCTGTATCCGGCGGCGGGTGCCAATAACGCTCATGTCCAGGCCGTACTGCTGGGCAGCCGCATAGACCAGATTGGACCCGACCTCGGCGTGATCGCCGGATATGCCGAGGATGTGTTCAATGGATTCATACAGGTAGTTGAAGCTCTGGAGGAGGCTTTGGCCTTGATGCCTCGTTTTGGCATAGCTTTCGGACCAAGGTTCCCAGGGCGTACCGTCCGGGCCTGCTTTTTCGGAATCAATCCGGCGTTGCGTCTGAGAGACGACGGCCGCGCCCAGCTCGTCCATGAGCGGGCGGGTGTCCATATCGCCGAGTTGAGCGATCCGGTCAGCCAGTCGGTGCAGGCTGTCCATCGAGACGCGGATATCCACACTCATGGCAACCCTCCGCCTCGTTTGCGACCAAACACACGGGGCGGCCCGTTGACAATGGCCGGGGATGATGCCGTGCCAGAGGACTTTTCGAGTTCGGGCAAACCGAGCTGCACTTCGCCCTTGGCGATCCGGCGCAAAATCGACCGGGCATCCTCATAGCGGCGGCGGATTTCTTCGGTGACCAGGGCGTCGGAGTTGCACATTCTGTAAATGGCAATATCGACGGCGACCTGAACCAAGACGGACGGGACGGCCGCCAACGGTAAGTCGTAGAGCTTGGACAGGTGCAGATCGATTTCGGAATCGGCATCCGCAATAGCCCGGCCCGTGACCTGTTCGTCGGCGAGACCGTCACCATCCCGGTCGGCAAGGATCAGGAGTTGATCCTCGCCGTACCGGTCTATGATGTCTTGAGTGGTGGCGTAAGCCATTACTTCTTACCCTTGTTCTTGGGCTCGGCCTTGGGCTCGGCCTTGGGCTCGGCCTTGGGCTCGGCCTTGGGCTCGGCCTTGGGCTCGGCCTTGGGCTCGGCCTTGGGCTCGGCCTTGGGCTCGGCTTCGGACGTTTCGTCCTCGCCGTTGGTCTCCACCACGATGAGCTGGGGCTCGTTCTTGAGAATCTCCAAGTCTTCGGGTGTAAACGTATTGGCCTTGTGCCGGGAGGTCTTGGTCGAATGGCGCATGCCGCATCGGCGGAAGCCGTCGCGTTTGGCGGTGATTTCGATAAACTTCATGGGAACCTCCATTACGCGAGCCACGGAGTGACCAGCAGATCGGCGGTGTTGCGGTAGACGTTGGTGGCACCATTGGCATCGCGTTCTGCCTTGAGCACTTCCAGGGCGCTACCTTCGTTGCCGGGACCGCAGACCAACAATGTGGGACGAATGCCCAGCGGGTTGCCATTGTCGCCCTTCATGGACATGAGCGCGGCACGAGCGGCCTTGTAGTTGGTCGTGTTCAGCGGGGCCTTGGAGCCATGGGCCATCTGCCACAGGCCATAACCGGCCTCGCATCTGCCATCCACGCCGTAGACATATTCCTTCTGCATGAAGACGTTGCGGTCTTTCTTGTCAGTCATGGAGACGAAATCGAACTTACGGCGCTGCTGGAAGATGATCGGCTTTACGGGCCGGGAAACATCCAACAGGAACCACGGAGCTTCGGAACCGGCTTGGACGTTGGATACGCTGACTTCCTTTTTCGTCTTGGGATCGTAGACGGGGTGATCGGCATCAAAGAAAGGCTGGCCGTCATAGCAAAGGCCGGTGAAACCGTCCTTGAGCAGACCGAAGATCAGCAAATCGGGAAAGGTCTGGGTATCATAGCCAAGATTGGCGACCATCGGGTTGTAAACGCCCAACTGATCGTCCTCGATGGCCTCCCTGGGAACGCCAACGGTGTTTTCAAAGGTCCGGTTGACGATGGTGAATTTGTGGCTTTTGAGCGCCTGAATGACGCGGTCGCCGAGCCATTCGCGAAAGCCGGTCGTGGCACCGAGCCATGCATAGACTTCCTGAGAAGTGGAGGACGGCACGATCATGGCCAGTTTTTTCCAATCGCTGGGCGTCCCTTCGAATGCCTTGTTAAATATGGTCTTGAAGCCCGTGAACAGGGCATTCAGAGTCCCATGATTAATAATCATGTCGAGTCTCCTAGATTTTTACCCAGACGCCGAGATCA
This window harbors:
- a CDS encoding phage virion morphogenesis protein, whose product is MSVDIRVSMDSLHRLADRIAQLGDMDTRPLMDELGAAVVSQTQRRIDSEKAGPDGTPWEPWSESYAKTRHQGQSLLQSFNYLYESIEHILGISGDHAEVGSNLVYAAAQQYGLDMSVIGTRRRIQIPARPYLGISTENEEDLVALVDDFVDRKLRELQ
- a CDS encoding DUF1320 domain-containing protein — protein: MAYATTQDIIDRYGEDQLLILADRDGDGLADEQVTGRAIADADSEIDLHLSKLYDLPLAAVPSVLVQVAVDIAIYRMCNSDALVTEEIRRRYEDARSILRRIAKGEVQLGLPELEKSSGTASSPAIVNGPPRVFGRKRGGGLP
- a CDS encoding HI1506-related protein, with amino-acid sequence MKFIEITAKRDGFRRCGMRHSTKTSRHKANTFTPEDLEILKNEPQLIVVETNGEDETSEAEPKAEPKAEPKAEPKAEPKAEPKAEPKAEPKAEPKNKGKK
- a CDS encoding Mu-like prophage major head subunit gpT family protein; the encoded protein is MIINHGTLNALFTGFKTIFNKAFEGTPSDWKKLAMIVPSSTSQEVYAWLGATTGFREWLGDRVIQALKSHKFTIVNRTFENTVGVPREAIEDDQLGVYNPMVANLGYDTQTFPDLLIFGLLKDGFTGLCYDGQPFFDADHPVYDPKTKKEVSVSNVQAGSEAPWFLLDVSRPVKPIIFQQRRKFDFVSMTDKKDRNVFMQKEYVYGVDGRCEAGYGLWQMAHGSKAPLNTTNYKAARAALMSMKGDNGNPLGIRPTLLVCGPGNEGSALEVLKAERDANGATNVYRNTADLLVTPWLA